CTACAGAAAGTTCACATTGGATGGTCTTAAGTACTGTTCTTCCCAGACCCCGCGCCATTTGAACTCTATGCCTTCCAGAATATGCAAGTTAGGATCGAGATTGGTCACAGGACGAAATAACTGAATTAATTAGCCTTAAAGCTAACCTAAAGATTAACATTTGATGTGTTTTGTGGATCTTTAAGTTTTACAGGAAAGTCCTGAAAGGTTCCTTTAATTTGACTTTAATGTGAGAATTAAAGTCTGCTTATGAACCATTTTGTAGCAACTTTAATTTGTCATTAAAGATGACTAAAAGACCTATTTCATAGACTTTAGGTGGGCTGCCTAAATTGCCTTAAAAACACCTTTAATTTCCCTTTAATTCCATTTCAGTGTCACATTAAAGGATCATAAAATGAcctttcatttttctttaagtcaCTGGAAAAATGTCAGAAAGATGTTTTATTGTGTAGATCAAAATGATAAATTGGCTTCGCTACTTTGGTTAAAGGTAGGGTAGAGTGAAAGATTGTTTTGTTCACATTTCCCTCACTTTGATTTGTTGAAACACAAACTAAGGGCACTGACTTTCTACAGTCTGCAACTTGCTAGGTTCTCTTGCAAGAGACAACAAATGTTGTGACACCAATTGACAGATGAAGTAAACaccaatttatttcattttaaatgcAAGAAATGACAAATCAGGTTTATATACATTCTAGCAAGTTAAATCGACCCTTTTTAGCAGTAAGTATAAAAACATACTGCTGATATATTGATCATGTTTTCTACATGATTGATAATAAAGATAAGATATATACATGTGTTTCCAGTACATATATAAAGATCATGCCCTGCAGCTGTTAATAgcaaaaataatttcataaaaACTAAATCAAGCCTATGAAAAACACGATTTTCTATCTACAGCCACATAATGTTGAGAAAAATGTAGACAATATCAAGAGTCCGGGAccttaaattaattattgtaataatttgttacGAGATTATGCAAAAAACCTTGTGATAAAACTAGTAAAAACTAAATGAAGGTAAATCTATTTACACATCAGTACTAGCTAGTGCATCAGTGATACCCGCAACACAATCATTACACAGGGTTGCCACTAAATGGGATGGAAATTAATTTTCTGCTGCAGAAATCAACAAAACAATCACTATTTCTTCAAAGGGACTTTTTGAAACAACATTACCTTTACCAAAGAGCAATCACCTTCTCAAACCTGATGGCCAGCATTAAAGTAAAATTCCCTCATTCTGACTTTTTGCTGACTTTTAGGTATTCCTTAAAATTTCCCTTAAACTAGATAAACAATTCCCTGACTTTCTCCTAACctcgaaaaaaatgttttccttgACCATGACAACACTTTTACACCTCCTTGAACAATGTTTCAAACtacggtaattgtgaagaagagctccccaaaaaacctgtcggccgactgtcggtcaactgtcggccgtcagttgaccgacaggttaccgacagtctaccgacagttaaccaacaggttaccgacaggttaagaaaaaaggaaaattgtggtaaaCACGAGCAGTTAACGCGATGTAACATTCCGTAATGGTGATGCATGACTCGACAGACCCAACTACTTACCGATCGacgacaaagttgaaagtatgcaaagaaacgttcctccaaaatgttgttatcagatgcgtataggatatatcacttattacaacacaccagacaatctaagaatctcattggaagagaatttaatcgaaatctcggccaaaaactctgaaaaccataagctacgtatcaatacaaacaccttcgttcttatcgccctacaatgcaacgcggcctcttatgttatgtcatgtatgtatcaatTATGTTTACCCTGTGCATTTGAGTTGCTAACATTGTTCTCTATCTTGCAAGTTTGGGATGAATTGCAGtttaataaatgacacaacTGTGAATCTTGTTACTTGTTATGTTAAGTAACAATTCGATAATTCGACTTGGATGCGTGATGCGATAATTGATTTAGGTTTGgttctgttggttcaagactttctttttatttggtggctcctaaaagagccgtttgtttgtaaaaaaaaccaagtaaatttagtttggtgggcagaactctgcgatggcttcgagcaagttgtcaaacggatcaccagggtagcatttccgccagttgtactcgtcgaggtagcttggaagtttgctcttcactgtcccgttcatcgccttcagctttctcttgatttgactCCATACACCTTCTATCGTGTTTGAGTGGGCGCCTGTgtaagggtcaacaaagttctcggagtGGTTAACCATGAGGTGTATGTAGCCGACACTGTTCAGGTTGAAGTATGGCGAAAACTTGTCGGAGATTATTGTTGTTCCAGGCTCGACGAACTTCTGTACTAGTCCAGTCACCAAGGTTTCTCTTGTCCTGTTCGGTACGCGGAATGCCAGAGCTCGTCCAGTGCCTCTCTCGACCATACCGAAAACCCACGTGCCTCGACCGACCCGCCCGCGGTTGTACTTACGTTTGTGGCCAAACATGGACTCGTCGATCTCGATCGTTTTTCCTCGGCCGCCCAACTTCAGGTTGCCACGtagaattttcaaagagcagatGTCTCGGAGCCTCTGAAGTGCCGTGATGACCGTGCGAAGTGACAATCCGGTCAGTAGCGATACTTTTTTATTCGACTCGTCAATCGACCACAGGAAGATGATGTAGAGCCAGTGCgacaatgggatttttgaatattcgaaaaaagatcCAGCTCTGATCGACCTTCGTTTTCTGCACAGCTGGTTAACTGGACATTCCCAATGATAACCGTCATCGGATTTATCATCTCGTAAAACCATTTCGTCTCCACAAGAACACCTACGCCTAGCAGCCAGCAAGCCACGATTCACAAGGAATGTTAAAATAGCTTGGCAGCTTTGGATCAAGGTAAGTAGCTCGTGAtgattcatgatgaaatgaggtaaaatacttttttaatcagcCTTTATAAAACCTTTGGTCGGATCGAAATTAACCAATAAGAAGTAACTGAAGCTAAACATATGCAACAATAGGCCAATCAGATGtgcttattgtttacttgatccgATGATAGCGTATAAAAAGCCTTTAGTTAAGAGAGTTATTATCATTACGACGTACCTCGCAAACAACATGTCTCAGAGAATCTTGAAGTGCACAGTGTGCGGCGGCGACCACTCTATTTTTCACTGCGAGAATAGGTGTGGCGTCTGCCACGGCGACAGAACACAATGTTCGTGTAATGAACGCCCgcctcagaaaagaaaaaagacgtcAAAGTCAACAGCCTCCAGTCAACAGCCTGCAGGTACGTCGCTCCACGATCTAAAGAGAAAGTATGAGTCACTGCAAAAGGACTACAAAAGAGTGGGTGAGGCCTTCCAGAACCAGCAGGAACAGAATCAGGAGCTAACGGCGTTGCTAGAGGAACGCGAGAAAGAGGCTGAAGAGCTGGCCAACCTTGTGCGGAACAAGGACGAGGTCGTCAAAAACCTCGAGAGGCGCCTCTTAAACGCAAAGAAGGTCATCGCAGAACTCCGAGCGGAGGTGCAACGCAGAGACCTACCCGCGCCACAAGAAGACCCACCAGCATCACAACAGCAACACCAGCAGACGGCAGACATTCGCGTCAGCACCCACAGCCTGGCCACCATACACGAACGATATGAACAGGTTCTCCAGACTATGAAAGAGAACAGATGCAGCATGGCCTGTGCCTTTCGTCTTGCAGGCTGTCCTCGGAGCACACTACGAGACTTCGTGGCGATAGCCGAATTAAAAAAGGTCGACTCGAGGGAATTGGACCTCGTCCTCCGCGATCAAGAAGTGACATCGGTGCGAGATCTGGAGGTTGTCTGCCGCAAAAGACTTCGGCGCTACATCCCGGTCATGAACAACATGAGGAGAGAGGGGCAGCTGTTGCCAATGAAGTTCGAGGCACGATTTTACGAGTGAAGAATCGCCACTcacaaaacggctcctttaggagccaccaaatctATGAAAGTCGATgaccaacaataaaatttaaactaaGTAATAAATGgatttctcttctcttcttaCTTTCCCTCTTCTTcgaaaataaaatgcaaaagtaattgaaaattgACCCAGCTCAATCTGTGAAAAACCAAGTAAAAGAACTACGTAAAAATTCGAGAGAATAGGTGTGGCGTCTGCCACGGCGACAGAAGGCACTGTTCGTGTAATGAACGCCCgcctcagaaaagaaaaaagacgtcAAAAATTCGAGAGGGATTGGGACATAGTTTACCTGTCCAACATGGCAGAAAGAAATGTCGAAGCTGCAGTTGCGTAAATTCTCTGATTTTAGTTTCGGCTTCCTTAGCGCTAGCCTTGAACGGCAATTGccaaaactaagaagaaaaggCTATTGTTGTCAATGTATTACACATTTTGGATGTTGTATCAAGCGAAAACCGAGAGAAAACATTCAGGTTTGTGTTAATGTTTTACCGACAAGctaccgacaggttaccgacaggttaccgacaggttaccaACACATTACCaactgtcgtccgactgtcggccgactgtcggccgacaggtagCCTATATTTTGggcaaaacctgtcggccgacagttggccgactgtcggccgtttgtcggccgacagttggccaactgtcggccaactgtcggccgacatacggccgacagtcggccgacagttgaccgacagtcggccgacaggttttttggggagctcttcttcacaattacccaaACTACAGCAATGAAGATTGAAACTAGCAATCCATTTAACAACATCCATTCATTAACAGTTGGCATTTGATTTGTCTGCATTGCATGTCAACATTTTTCCTAGAGTGCCACTGCagttaaacaaaatttaattgaaaaaaTAGGTGGTGCATGTTTGGGCAAAAGTATTTTAGCAGTTACAAAATATAGACATACAgactaaaattaattatttgataGTGCAAATCAGTGTATGATGTCTTTATCATGCCCTTAGcaataatgaaaaagaaattagactttaaatttctttcaaaaagaCATTTCTTAGCCTGTGTTTTGCAACTGCTAAAGTGTCACTTCAAATTCAACTGCAATTTTCAACAGCCCAATCAGGAAGGCCATGAGGGGGCTCCCATTCAGACAGATCACTTGACACTGTCCTAGGAAGGGTTCTTTCCTTTGCTCTTTTAGTAAGGGACTTCTGATAAGCCTTAtctaggtttttttttgttttcctcaaGGACCTTGACTCCCATGGCAGCCTCTTTACTTTGTAGCCAACAACCTTTGGTTGACCATCACCATCATCCTCATAGCTGCTCTCCTCACTGCTCATTGCGTCCAGAAGGAGAACCTCTGCCGCCCTTCCTTTTGCATTGGCATCTTGCCACTGAATCATATCAAGGGCAACTGTGCGTCTCGTTAATTTCTGAAAGATAATGGAAGCAAGGGTCAGATCAGTAAagcaaaaaattagaaaaaaaaaggtttcatCTTTTCCTTTGCACCCGCTTCACGGGCCTGCACCCTTACCATAGACATTCCACTTGTTCCCTAAAAGACCACAAAGGAGATTTGACTGTCCATGCTCATCCATATCATTCTATATGGTTTATCTTATTACTTAGAAATGGTGGCATCTTCTTCAGTAGAAACTCAGAATTACACAGCTTTCTAAAAGTTCACCATATTACTGAGAGTTGTAATTTTTTTCCAGTTCAAACCAAATATAATTTTGAAAACACCTTGATATTCCTGCATAACCATGAATGATGAGCAATGACAAAACGTCCCCTTTACCTTTTCATTGGAATCTTTAAATAAGATGCACCTAAAATTAATAAGCTAGCTGATACAGTGCTTTGATTTCCAATCAATTACAATAGTATCAAACATTTATGTCACAATTGACTTCAAATAAAAATGCCCACTTTCATACACTAACTAAAAGCATTGATGTTTTTTCTGTGCATGTTATTTAAGCAAAGTTGCCCTGTACCTCTTTTTGGCGACCATTCTTCCTTGACTTTTTCTTGTGCTCTTCATACTTGTGTGAGGTTTTCAGTCTCCTTGTTTCATGGCAAGATAAAAAATATCTTTGCAGAGCAGCTGCACAAGGTAATACACATGtaatttaagaataaaaatcatTAGAAACATGTAAACGTATTACAAATGTATTTACATGTATTTATTACTATCATTCTTCTCTGAAAAAAGATAAGCTAGTATTTTATAATAAGTACATGTAATTCTAACGGTAGTTCAAAGCATGATAAAGGAATCTACTGTTAGAAAAAATTTTGAttccagcaaaaaaaaaaatatattccacCCCCCTCCCTTCTCCTTATATGGAAGTCTGGATCAACTGATCTCTTTAAATATGGTTTCGCAATACAGGAGAGTAAGAATGACCTTTTACTTTTTATGCCTCAGTGTTGAAATACAAAACATATGTAGTAATAAGTGTCAGTAAAAGGCATTTTACAGTTATTGTGCAAGTTCATTGTTTAGCTGTTTTTGAATTTGATTACCAGCTATGTCAGTGTCAAGACCAATACATGCATTGTTTGCATGGTTAATTTACCTTGCATGATAGCCCTTGACCAAGGACACCTTTCTTGTCCTCCATACTCATGCAGGACCTGCTCAATCACCCTATCCATGATTCCTCTGTTGTTGTCTGAATttgcactgaaaaggaaaaaattacaGGTAGACTGTATCAGTTGCAATCCAGTTTGGTTCTACAGTGCTAATAGTACTAAgctacataataattattgtttctatcattttttgaaaaattgcagACTCACTTTTCATCGAGCTCAAATCCATTGAAATCCTCCCTTTTGATCAGGACTCTGTACAATTTCCTGACAGATCTCTATTGAACAAAATACTGTCTGCTGTTTCAACAGCTTAAACCTCTTCTACCAAAGGACTGTCCCCATTGTTCCCCTCCTGGTTTAAACATACTGGAGCTCAGGCAAAAAAGAACTTTTACTTGTGTCTAAAGTCACCGAGTATTGGAACAACCGCCAAACTGTCAAAAATATTTAAGATAATCATTTAacagggacatagtttttggctttccatgttgttaaccctttcacccctaaggggttccccattgacgagtaaaatcgtctggcctgaaacagagtaaaatcttcAAGTGCCGTTTGGCACTCGtgggaggtaaagggttaaat
Above is a genomic segment from Acropora muricata isolate sample 2 chromosome 1, ASM3666990v1, whole genome shotgun sequence containing:
- the LOC136888018 gene encoding nucleoprotein TPR-like gives rise to the protein MIAYKKPLVKRVIIITTYLANNMSQRILKCTVCGGDHSIFHCENRCGVCHGDRTQCSCNERPPQKRKKTSKSTASSQQPAGTSLHDLKRKYESLQKDYKRVGEAFQNQQEQNQELTALLEEREKEAEELANLVRNKDEVVKNLERRLLNAKKVIAELRAEVQRRDLPAPQEDPPASQQQHQQTADIRVSTHSLATIHERYEQVLQTMKENRCSMACAFRLAGCPRSTLRDFVAIAELKKVDSRELDLVLRDQEVTSVRDLEVVCRKRLRRYIPVMNNMRREGQLLPMKFEARFYE